A stretch of DNA from Pongo abelii isolate AG06213 chromosome 17, NHGRI_mPonAbe1-v2.0_pri, whole genome shotgun sequence:
TCTAGTTTGCATGCAATTCCCCTAAAAGGAATCAGAAACAAAGACCGTGTTTGCTCATTTGGTTTTACTTATTTGTACCATGTGAAACTGAACAACACTGTGCGCAGGAGGGGCCCAGCGGCCGCTTCCCTCCTTGGTTTCTTTCTCCAGCTGAAGTGCACGTTGGAGGGAATCAGACCAGGTTCCCAGGCTTCCTATCTTTGCCTTTGATGGGTACTATTGTGCTCTCTGCATTGTTCTGCTGAAACTGCAGTCTGCTGCCCCTGTGTGCGTTGCTGCGCTGGTGATGGAGGAAAGAGGCACCTGGGTGGTGGCCCATCACCTCGCTGTATGTGGGGGGCGGCCCCTCCATCCTCCCGTTACTGCTGCAGGTGCTTGCACTGATGCCCGAGTTGCTGCTGGGTGGGCATGGGCCCCCGCTATACATAGCAATGTCTATCAAATCACTGTCAAATATGGTTCGGTTGGGCGGGGCCCTCACGGACTCTCGGTTGAGTTCCATCTGCTGTTCAGGGTCCCGCAGCTGCAGGGTGCAGGGCCCCTGGTAAGGAGGTGGCTCTTCACCGTCGGACAGGGAGATGGTGGGAGGAAGATCAATCTCGTGCTGCACATAGGGGTAGGTGGGCTGGAAGCGGCTGAAGCGATCCCTCTGGATGAAGGACGGCGCTGTGAACCTGTCCCTGGACCGCGGGGCATGCATGATctggaaggaaaagaggagaggcTTGAAGACGGTTTGGGCACAATGATGACCATAAATGTGTCAGAATCAAGGAAAGTCACGCTTGGTCTGTGTTCCTACCAGTTTGAACACCATCTCccaggggaaaaaacaaaaaaacaggaaaatccaattccagaaaaaaaagtgtacttTTCTGATTCCTTATGACAAACCACTCACCTTGCCAAATCCCAGCGCATCCAGGAGGGCTGAGCAATGGAGAGCTGTGGGTAATGGAAAGCTTGGGCTCCTGGGAGTTACTGTGCGTGCTACGCGTGCATTTTCCCCTTGGAAACAGAACACACTAGGAACTCCAAG
This window harbors:
- the LDLRAD4 gene encoding low-density lipoprotein receptor class A domain-containing protein 4 isoform X2, encoding MPEAGFQATNAFTAELEFAQIIIIVVVVTVMVVVIVCLLNHYKVSTRSFINRPSQSRRREDGLPQEGCLWPSDSAAPRPGASEIMHAPRSRDRFTAPSFIQRDRFSRFQPTYPYVQHEIDLPPTISLSDGEEPPPYQGPCTLQLRDPEQQMELNRESVRAPPNRTIFDSDLIDIAMYSGGPCPPSSNSGISASTCSSNGRMEGPPPTYSEVMGHHPGASFLHHQRSNAHRGSRLQFQQNNAESTIVPIKGKDRKPGNLV
- the LDLRAD4 gene encoding low-density lipoprotein receptor class A domain-containing protein 4 isoform X3, which codes for MSSDHLNNSTLKEAQFKDLFLKKAELEFAQIIIIVVVVTVMVVVIVCLLNHYKVSTRSFINRPSQSRRREDGLPQEGCLWPSDSAAPRPGASEIMHAPRSRDRFTAPSFIQRDRFSRFQPTYPYVQHEIDLPPTISLSDGEEPPPYQGPCTLQLRDPEQQMELNRESVRAPPNRTIFDSDLIDIAMYSGGPCPPSSNSGISASTCSSNGRMEGPPPTYSEVMGHHPGASFLHHQRSNAHRGSRLQFQQNNAESTIVPIKGKDRKPGNLV
- the LDLRAD4 gene encoding low-density lipoprotein receptor class A domain-containing protein 4 isoform X1, which gives rise to MPEAGFQATNAFTECKFTCTSGKCLYLGSLVCNQQNDCGDNSDEENCLLVTEHPPPGIFNSELEFAQIIIIVVVVTVMVVVIVCLLNHYKVSTRSFINRPSQSRRREDGLPQEGCLWPSDSAAPRPGASEIMHAPRSRDRFTAPSFIQRDRFSRFQPTYPYVQHEIDLPPTISLSDGEEPPPYQGPCTLQLRDPEQQMELNRESVRAPPNRTIFDSDLIDIAMYSGGPCPPSSNSGISASTCSSNGRMEGPPPTYSEVMGHHPGASFLHHQRSNAHRGSRLQFQQNNAESTIVPIKGKDRKPGNLV